One Capra hircus breed San Clemente chromosome 3, ASM170441v1, whole genome shotgun sequence genomic window, AGCTTGGCCTCTTTCCTCACAGTCTTTCTCCATGTGGTAAACAAGATGGCTGCTGACAGTCTCAGGCTAATACCCTCTCAGATGGGAATTCCAGCAGAAAGATGTCTCACTCCCACAGTTCATAAATCAGTCCTGAGAAAGACTATAATTTGTCCAGCTAGGAGCATGTAACCATCCCCCCATCCTAAATCTCCAAACAAGTTTTGGCTACTCTGATAGTTCAGTGTGAGTCACACCCACTCTGTGGCCTGGCTATGTTGGGGAAACAGGTGGGGATGCACCGTCCCATGTGGTTCAGATGGTGTTTGAGAAGTTTCCCAAAAGAACCACAAAATGAAGAAATCACTGTGAGCAAACAAAAACATGGCTATGCAAACGCTTGGCAATAACAATTAAAGTAACTAACTAGATGCCTCCATTTTGCCCATGAAAAAATATAGGTTTTCTGTATTGGGCCTTTCTGATTGCCCTTCCAGGGTACTTTGCATCACTAGGTTTCCCATTTCAGAAGACCTGGGCCAGTGTCAGAACTCTGACACTGAAGAGCCCTGTGAAGATGAGGAAGACTCTCCTACTTTCTGGGGGGTTCTTAGTAGGAAATTAGATACGAGACCAGCACTCCCCACTCAGCCCAAAGATTCAccttttgacttaaaaaaaaaaaaaatcacttctcctTGCTGGGTCCTAATCTTCTTATCTAAGTGAGGGTAAGGGATTATCTCTAAAATAATCTAagataatcaatttaaaaaaaaaaaaaaaaacaggaaatccCAAAGCATCTGCAATCCTGACCTTGTGGGCAAAGCTTTCCAATCTCCCAAGCCAGATACTTAAAAATTCCATCTGGTGTTAAGGAAGGTAGAGCAGGGAAGCAAAAGCCTGTGTTCACAGAGCAGGCCTGCAGCGGCGTGTACAGGGGTGGGGAGGTCCAGAGCCATAGGGTGGAATTGCCAGGGGGCACTTCCAGGACCACAGCCCAACCTCACTACCACAGCTGAGGCTTAACGAACACCTCACCCTTTGCTTCATAGTTCAGCGCCTTCCAGTTAAGGACATTAGGACTGAGGTTCCCACCAACATAGACAGTGTTAATCTCTTCCGGCGACAGCACAAAGTCCCACATGTTCACATCTCCAATGTCTCCCACCAAACACTGGTTTCTATCAAAGCCCCCAGCGAACGCATCCTGCTCCTGCCCCAGGATGATGCTGGCTTCTTTCCCCAGAGAGGCTCCCTTCTCCAGACTCTTCCTCACCCGGGGTTTCCCATTCACCCAGAGCTCTGCAATTCCGGAGGTGGACTCCCAGCTGGCACAGATGTGTGTTGGAGCTTGAGTATTTTCGAAACTCTGGAATGATACCTGCTTCCCATGTACTCCAAAAGTATAGCCTTTACCCTTAGACCAAAATATGAGGATCTCGTTAGGTTGCTGCCTGGTGGCATAAGAGAAAATGCTGTAGCTGCGGGTTTGGGCCAGCTCTGtgtagaaatagagacacacgGTGAAGGCTTTGAGTGGGGTCTCTAACTGTGTTTTCAGAGATACGTAGGAATTCTCCGTCTCTTTGGGAAACACGAAGGCCTTCTTATGCAAGTCTGtgagacagaaagcagaggagAGATGAGAAGTTTCTCAGATCACAAAGATCTATTCCTGCATAAATAGAGTTTGGGATTGAGAAATAGACTGTTCTTCCTCagtgtcatacacacacacagacatacacacactcacccaTGCTGGGTGTCCCTCTGACTTCACCTTGTATAATCTTGGGCCCCACTCCCGTCACTCAAATCAAATCCTTGGCACATCCTGGAGTAGCCCCTACCTGTCTGGCCCAAAACACTAGAGAAGCCGATCAAGGCCAGGAAGCACCACAACAGCCTCTCCATGGTCAGTCTATGCCGCCAATGCTTCTAGCATCTGGATTCACCCTTCTGGAGAAGATGTCTTTGGCTGAAAGCTCAGCAACCAGAAGTCCTAGATTCTTTGCCTCTAGACCTGCTCCATCCTGCATGGATTTATATCCAAGGCAGTGGGGGAGTCTGTGCCACCACGTAAATGATTTTCCAATACTAGCTTTCTCAGCAAGTGTCAGGGCTCTGGAAATAAGGGAAGCAAAATAATTCTGGAACAGAGAAATCAATGTTGGTTATTTATTACAAGCTCCTGTGACTATGAGATCACCAATTCTTTGTGACAGGAAAAATGAAGAAGCTCTCTGAGAGTTCCACTTGGGTATTTatcttgagaaaataattttaaaaatcttaatagaAGCATGGCCATCTGAGAATATATCATAGTGCATCTCTAGCACCCACTTCAGCCCAAGTCTCGGTGTTTCATGGAGGATAGCTTCTGGAGATGAACATCATTGCCAACCCTTTTCAGATGCCTCCAGTTCACAAATTGGGAAATACCAAAAACAAACATGTCATCCACAGAGCCAAGGACAATTTTTTCTTAGTCAGCTGAGTTTCATTGCAAGGAAATCTCTGGTCCAGTGAAACATGTGCCTGATCACAAACGTACCATATGTCAGAGTTTCTGCATGTCAAGATTCAGGGAGGAATCAAGATGATGCACccagtccttcagttgtgtccgactctttgctactctatAGACTGCATCCCACAGTCCTATGGATGCATGacggtgaaggtgaagttgctcagtcatgtccaactctttgcgaccccatggactgtagcctaccaggctcttccatccatgggattttccaggcaagagtactggagtggattgccatttcgttctccagaggatcttcctgacccagggacccaacccaggtctcccgcatggtaggcagacactttacaatctgagccaccagggaagtccatagaaaATCtctatggactcctctgtccatgggattttccaggcaagaatactggagtgggttgctatttccttcttcaagggatcttcctgacccagggatcaaacccacatcccttgtatctcctgcattggctgggaaGCCAGTCTTACTATGGATCTTTATTTAATCCAGTCTTCAAATGGCTATTTAGCTCCTCCTCTCTCTTCAAACCCCCAGAATCTCATCCATTCTTATGTGCAGCAATCACAGCTCTTTACTGAGAAATTAGAAGAAAGCCACTGTATTTCTTGTAGCAGAGGCTTCTGGCAGCTGCACGATACCCATTCTCCACTTCTCATCCAGTAAGAACAGGTTGGTTGAGCACACGGTCACCTACTCAAATACTAAActtcccagcctcctctgcagTTAGGAGTGAGAATGTGATTACATTCTGGCCAATGACATATGAACAGAAGGAATAAGGACATTTTCCAGGTTGCCCCCTTTAAAGACTTCTCTTGTGCTCTTCCTTTCCACTTACCCTCTGCCTTCTGTCTAGTATTCAGACATAATAATAGGAGCAAGAGTATCACTTCTCGACCACCATGGGTGAGATGCACATTTGAGGTTGCAGATAGATGGAGCCTGGATAATTGACTAGGGAATCACTGCATCAGCTCTGGACTAACTACCCCAACATTTCCTTGAAGGAGACATACTGTCTTTTGTTAAATCAAAACTATTAATGTGGTCTTCCTGCTATAAAATCCAAACTGATATCTTTACACATCCTCCCATCTCCAAATCTACCAGCCTTTCTGAATCTTTACTTACATATACTGCCTCCCTCTTATGACAAAGGATGAACTGTCTGTCTATATCTAAGGGCAACTTTTATACTTCTGCAAAGAATCCCAGACCCTCTTAATCACTCAGAGTTTTGCTTCcatcagtatcctatcttttgcatcattaatttcttcatctttacTCAGTCATtcccaaaaccagacaaacatgctgtaatatatttaatcttttacagaaaggaaaaaagaagggaggaaggatcCCACATGTCAAGCATCCCAAGATTCCACACTTCTTCAGCTATTGTTCATCATTTCTGCTCTCATTTACTGGAAAACTCCTGGAAAGGGTTTTGTGTACTGACaatctctgtttccccatctcctgTTTTCTCCTCATTCCATGCAAACAAGACTTTGGCCTCCACCACTTCAGCAAAACGAACGTAAGCAAAAATCTCTTCCTTGTCAAATTTAATCATTGATTTCTGGCTTGACTTCTCATCAACAACTGAGAACAACAGCTATGTGCCAGAATGCTTGAATACTggcacatagatttttttttaagtgaaatggtTTTAAAGTTCTCTGCCTAATAGAAGTGGtcctccctttcccctctctCTGTCCTTGATTCCCAAGTGGAACTAAGAGATGGCCGAGCCTTCAAGGACATTGCTTGAGTCTCTCAATCTAGTCTTACTAGTTCCACCTCAGGTCCTCTGAAGTGAAGTCTATTAGCCAATATACcctctttttacttattttagtcGGTTGTGTAATATTTACATTTCAATGAGTTTTCACAAATAGAAATCTCCCTGACAATTGTGTGTCCAAACTGATTACTACTTGCCCTAAAATGAAATATCCATTTAGCATCCTTGCCCCaggaatccccctcccaccccagagaAGTATAGGTTTTTTATGGAAGGGGCAGCATATAAGCTGAGACACAGGTAGGGAAGCAAGGGTTTTAAGACTAAGAAAATAATACGAGCAATGGTCACCACAAACTTCATTTTCTATTGGTTCATTCACAAACTCCAAAAAAATTTCTTGAACCTCTCTGTGCATGATAGTCCATTTTAGTGAATCAATATCTTTTCAGTCCTCAAATTTTATTGGTTTGCAAGACAAAATTCTGAGATAGCCTTACTCTGTAGCAATTATACCAATTCACTCTCTTATTTACtctctactgctactgctaaatcacttcagtcgtgtctgactctgtgcgaccccagagacggcagcccaccaggctccccatctccgggattctccaggcaagaacactggagtgggttgccatttccttctccagtgcataaaagtgaaaagtgaaagtgaagtcgctcagtcgtgtccgactcttagcgaccccatggactgcagcctactaggttcctccgcccatgggattttccaggcaagagtactggagtggggtgccgttgccttctccatttactcTCTATAGTGGTTCGTTAGTGTATCTTCTCTGCCTGATATTTCCCACTTACTAATCACTATTAGTATTGCTGTTGTGTTTGCCAGCAAAATAATTACAGTTGTATTTGTAAAGTATTATTGTCCCTCTCTGTTCCCACCATTCATAAAAACTTGCTAATGAAACAATGTATAGAAAATTTGGGCCTGAGGTCTTTCAAAATAAGTGAGAGGCTTTCAAGGTTCCTTGAACAAGGAAATAATAGACCtgtgtttgaaattttcattGGTGGCAGGATGGAGGATGTATTGGAGTGAGAGAGATGGTAAACAGGGAGAACCCCTTAGTGGGTCTTAGTTCATTAGTACAACAAAACACATGTTAGGAGATTTACCAGGTATCAGGCACTAAGCTAGCTAACtagaaagtttttaaaatcattctggACCCAATCCCAATGTGGCAaagcatggtgtgtgtgtgtgtgtgtgtgtgtgtgtgtgtgtgtgtgtgtcttcacaACACCAAGCAATGCTTCAATATCAGTTGCATGCCCTACAATTCAATTTTAATACTGTCTTCCCAGAGATAGtatcagattccacaggttaaggATTCATTGCTACAAgactgccccccccacccctaccATCCCTTCAAATGCCAATCTGAAGCCCAGGTTGTGTTATAGACCTATTGGCTATAGAACAGAGATTCCAACAACCTCCTCCACCCTGGGTTCAATTAACCTGCCAAAGTGGTTCACAAAAACATTTTACTTAGTAGGTTACCCCTTAGTTATGaaaggatataactcaggaacagcTAGATGGAGGAGATGCATAGGTCAAGGTCTGGGGAAAAGTGAAGAGCTTCTATGCCATCTCTGAACACACCACTCTCTTCACATCTCCACATGTTCACCATCTTGGAAACTCTGAACACCTTTTGGGTATTTATGGGGGCTTCTttcacagaaggcaatggcaccccactccagtactttggcctggaaaatctcatggacggaggagcctgatgggctgcagtccatggggtcgctaagagtcatactcgactgggcaacttcactttcactattcagtttcacgcattggagaaggaaatggcaacccactccagtgttcttgcctggagaatcccagggatgggggagcctggtgggaggccgtctatggggtctcacagagtcagacatgactaaagcgacttagcagcagcagcagcagcagcagcagcagcatcacatcATTTGCCATTCCTGATTGAGCTCAACCTTCAGCTCCTCTTTCCTCCCTGGAGGTATGGGggtgggactgaaagttccaaccctctaacCACATGgttatgtggtccactggagaagggaatggcaaaccacttcagtattcttgccttgagaaccccatgaacagtatgaaaaggcaaaataataggatactgaaagagacaccccccaggtcagtaggtgcccaatatgttactggagatcagtggagaaataactccag contains:
- the CRP gene encoding C-reactive protein is translated as MERLLWCFLALIGFSSVLGQTDLHKKAFVFPKETENSYVSLKTQLETPLKAFTVCLYFYTELAQTRSYSIFSYATRQQPNEILIFWSKGKGYTFGVHGKQVSFQSFENTQAPTHICASWESTSGIAELWVNGKPRVRKSLEKGASLGKEASIILGQEQDAFAGGFDRNQCLVGDIGDVNMWDFVLSPEEINTVYVGGNLSPNVLNWKALNYEAKGEVFVKPQLW